The genomic region GAGTCCCGCTCATGTGTTTGCCACCATTCGCCTGCTGAAGCCAACGGATTGATCCGAAAAGCCGGGGCCATTCTGGAGCGGAGTGGCTGCCACCCGCTCAGCAGCAGCTCACCGGCCCCGCGTACCACAAGGAGGATCAGCGGCTCGCCGACGGTTGACAGGGGACGCTGCTGCACGATCCGTTATTCTTAAGATCGCCGAGCGGCTGTGCGATCGAGTCGCGATCATCTCCGACGGGCGGGTGATCGCATCGGCAACGATGAACGAACTGCGCCAGGGCAGCACCGGCCAATCGCTCGAAGATATTTTCCTGGCGCTGACCGGCGGCGCGGAGTACGCCGAGATCGCCGAGGTGCTGGCGTAGGGAAGCCGAGGGTAGCGAATGAGGGGATGAGGGTGGGTTGGCAGAAGTCAGGACGTTCGGGCCAATGGAAGAGTTTGTTGGAGACGTGAAACTCTGCGCTTCTTGTTAGGAGCGTTCGGAGCAGGAAGGCAATCCTTCCTGCTCCGAACGCTGTTGATCTGGTGATTTAAGCACGACAGATCATTTTAGGGTACTTTGAGGCCGAGTCGTTTTGCTGTTCGCAGCAAAATCCTCTCTCTCACCTGCCAAGGTGTGTTGCCGCCTATGAAACCTGCCGCGCCTTTCTGTTGCTTCCAATACGTAGTTTCGGTTTTCGCAAAGTCTGTGATTCTTGGTCCAGTCACAGACAGGTATAGAAAGGCTTCTCTATCCTTATAATGTTCAGCTATAGTACCTGCTGCAAAATCGCCGACGAATGGGGCAATGGGGGCAAGGCTTTCACGCACTAAATGCCCCATCGTTCCAGGCGGGAATTTGCGGAGATAGTCAAGAGCCTCAAGCCTGCCAGTCTTTGTTCTTTGACTGGCTTTATGAGTAGCATAACCAGCAGTTCCGCCAGCAACTATGCTAACTCCGCCAAAAGGTAGTGTTATCAATGTAACACCTGCTCCGACGGCTACCGAAACTGGATAGATTTTCTCGCGTTTCCTGTCTCTAACTTGTCTATCCTTGGTCGGAGCGCGCCCATCCGGGTCCGTAAACTTGACCGGATTCTGATGGCTATAGCTGTACAGCCCGAGGTTCAGCGAGTTGTACACCCCGCCCATGCCGGGAAGCTTGCTCGTGTCCTCGTCGCTCTGGGCCGCGTCCTTCCTGCTCGGCAGATACTTCTCCAGAATCGGATCGGTACTCTGCCACACGCTGGTGCGCGGATCGTAGTAGCGCGCGCCGTAGTAGTAGAGGCCCGTCTCCTCGTCCAGTTCCTTCGACGTGAACAGATAGGGCGTCCGCTGCGTGTTGCTGGCCTCCTCGACCCACGTCTCGCCGAAGGGGAAATACTCGATGTGCTGGTACAGGTCGCCGTTGGCGTCGGTGACGTAGCCCGTGCTGCCGAGATGGTCCGCGTGGTAGAAGTACTGATCCTTCTCCAGCGGCACCTGTCCGCTCGGATTAGCCCCCGGCTTGTCCTGCTTCAGCAGCTTCGAGACGACGCGCGTCTCTCCGACATAGACGTGCTTGGTCCCAACCTCGCGGTTGCGCATGGTGAAGTACTGGTTGATGTAGGCCGTCTCGCCCTGCGGCCCGCGCTTGATCACCCGCTCGCCCGCGTCGTTGTAGGCGTAGGTGTGCTCGTGGCCGTTGTCGAAGAGGCTCTGGATACGGTTTTCCTCGTCCCAGACGATAGTCCGCCGCGTGCCGTTCTGATCGTGATCCCAGCCCGCCTGATTGCCGTTGGCATCATAGCGGAAGGTGCGCTCGCCGATGTGGGTCGGCGCGTGCGGCTGCGCCCCGTCGTAAGTGTAGGTCCAATCGTAGCTCGTCTTCTTCTGCTCAATCGGCGTGCCTGACGGCTGGATGATTTCGTTGTGCTGCCGCTTCGACGTGATGTTGTGGATCGTGTCGTAGGACAGCGCCAGCTCATAGCGATTGGTCTTGTCGGGATTGAATTGGTACGTGCCCGACGCGCCCACCAGCCGGTACAGATCGTCATAGCGATAGGTCTGGGTGGTCGAGCCGCCGAACGTGTTGGGATGCGGCACCGGCACATCGTTCGCCAGGCTCAGGATATTGCCGACGTTGTCGTAGCGGTAATTGAGATTCTGGAAGCGATTGCCCTCGCCCTTGCCCGCTTGCAGGTTTTCCAGGCGGCGGTTATCGGCGCGGTAGCGGTAGTGCGTGCGAATGCCGTTCCCGGCTTCCATAAACGCCCGCTGCTCAAACTTGTCGTACTCTAGCCGCCGCAGGTAGCTGTAGGTGTACTGCGCCTTCTGGCCGACCGCCTGCCGCACCAGGCCGCCCGAATCGTAGGCGTAGGTCAGCCGCTCGCCGTCGGGATAGGTCATCGTTTGCAGCCGACCAAAGGTGTCAAAGACATACGTCGTGGTATAGACCTCCGGCGCGCTGGGACCCCGGCCCTGCGTCGCGCTGGCGACCGTCTTGATCTCCTTCGTAATCTCGCCCAGCTTGCCGTAGAAGCGCTCCTCGCTGCCCGACTCATCCGTGACCAGCGTGATCCGCCCCGCGCGGTTGTCCGCCGCGCCCGGCGCGCCGTAGGTGTAGGTCACGTTGTTGCCAGTGAAGGTCGGGTAGCTGATCGCCGCTAAGCGGTTGAAGTCGTAGGCGTAGGAGATCTGCTTGCCCTCGGCGCGCAGGTTGGCGGTGATCCTGGCGATCAGGTTCGAGGCCAGATCGTAGACCAGCTCGGTCTTGCCCGCGTCGGGGCTGTCGATCGCCGTGCGGCGTCCGAGGTTATCGTAGGCGACGCGCGTAATGTTGTGCCGGTCGTCCTCCACGCGCACGATCTGATCGAGCGGATCGTAGCCGTAGCTGGTCCAGATCACCTGCGCGGTGCCATCCTCCAGCGTATTGAACTCCTGCACGCTCGTCGTCAGCTCGCGCACATTCTGATAGGTCTTTTTCTCGATACCGTTGGCATCCGTGACCGTCGTCACGAACTGCGTCGCGCCGAGGCGATCGGAGCCAAAGCCGTACACCATCGTCGTCGCGGTGTTGTCGGGCAGCACCGTCCTGGTCGTGCGATCCAGCACGTCGTAGGTCGTGCGCGTCGGCTGGATCGTGTCGTACGTGGGGTTGAACGTGCCGGGCGTGCCGAGCGGCTCGGTCACAGGGTAGAACTGCTCGACGACGCGGCCCACAAAGTCAAACGTTTGCCGTCCGGAGACGATCATCACGTCCACCGGCGACGCATCCACGCCCGCGTGGATCGTGCTGTCCTTCTTGGTCTGGAGCACCCGCTTCAGGCCGTCGATGAAGATCACCGTGTCGATCGTGTCGGTCGCGCTGCGGTATTTGTCCAGATGCTCGGTCAGCACCCAGGGCACCGCCGCGTCGTGGTGGTAGGCGAAGCGGATCGTGGCCGTGTCGCCATCCTGCTCATACGGGCCGGTGACGCTGGTGGTGCGTCCAAACACATCGTAGGTGTAGGTCGTCCGGTTCCCATTGAGATCGGTCGTGCTCGCGGTGGTGCCGTACGTGAGGTTGTACGTGCTGCCGGAGCGATAGCCGAAGCTGTCCGTGACGCTCGTGACGTGGGTCTGCACCACCGAATCGTACTCATACGTGAGCTGGTAGCGCTGACCGTGGCTATTCGCTGGCTCGATCACCGTGCGCAGATTGCCGTTCGGGAAGTAGGCCAGATCGGTCACGGCGGCGCTGCCATCGGCGAGGTACTTGCGCACCTGCGCCACATCGCCCGTCGCGCAATCAACGGTCGCCTCGCGCTGGCGCATGGTCGCGCCGCTGCCCATGACCACGATCGCGTTCGGCGTGCCCACAACATACGTCTCAGGGCAATTGGTGTAGCCGATCGTCGCCGTGACATCATCCTGCGCGCCGGTATCGCCCGCGTCGAAGAAGCGCGTCACGTTGCCCAGCGCGTCGTACTGGTAGGTGGTGAACGTGCTCTTGCCCGGCTGCAGCTGGCCCTCGTAGAAGCGCTCGTCGGTGCGGATGCGCTGCGGGAAGACCGTGGCCGTCGTGCTCTGCGCGTTGACCAACTCATCGCCGGTGTCCACGTTGATCAGCCGGTAGGTGTGCTCCGTCTCGCTGAACGGTCGACCCGCCGCGTCCTCGATCCGCTCGCTCGTGAGCAGCCCTTTGGTGTAGTAGCTGTCGGTGTGGAACTCGCGGATCACCCGGCGATAGACCGCCGCGCCGTTACCGGCGTCGCGCTGCTCCTCCGTCACCTTCGCATAGCCGTAGAACTCGCGCTCCAGGCGGTTGTAGCGGCCCTGCTCGTAGCGGTAGGTCGTGAGCTGCGTATCGACGCCGTCGCCCGCGTGGCCGTCATGCACGGCGACTTTCGAGAGCACCCAGCGCGATTGCGGCTGATCGTAGGTGTTGCCGTCGCGCTCATATTCCAGATCGATCGTCGCGCCCAGCGGGCGGTCGATCGACTTGAGCAGGTTGGTGCGGTCGGTGCGGTTGCGCGCGACCGTCAGCGTGCCGTCGTTGGTGCTGAAGACATGATCGGTGTAGCCGTCGCCGTTGACATCGCGGAACATCGTCTCCTGGCGGGCCATCGTCTGGCTGTAGTCCGCGCCGGGATTGACGATCAGGTAGCAGGCGACCAGACATAGCGGCACGGCGATCGTAAAGTAGAGGCCGCCGCCCAGGCCCACGCTCTGGCTCGTCGCGATGCCCTTCGGCAGCGCGCCGCTCCACACGGTTTCCGGCGCGAAGCCGTTGCCGGTGTTCAGCGCCACGCGCAGGCTGCCGCCCGCCAGCCGGACCCGATCGAGCAGCCCGTCGCCGTTGAGATCGTCGAGCGTCTGGCGCGTCTCCGACTCGTTCTTGCTCAGCGAGAGGCCACCGCCGAAGCCATAGATTCCGTCGTTGTAGCCCAGATTCGCGCCGATCGACGCCTGCTCGCTGCGGCCATCGTTGAGCAGCGCGGCGCCCCACGGCTCCGGCGCGGCAAAGCGATACCCCAGGTTGAGCGCGACCAGCAGCGTTCCGCCGTCGCGCGAGACGCGATCGGGCAGGCCGTCGCCGTTGAGATCGATCAGATCCGTCTCGGCCTCGGATTTGCCATCGCCGAGGCTGCCGCCAAAGCCCAACTGCACCATCTGG from Herpetosiphonaceae bacterium harbors:
- a CDS encoding SpvB/TcaC N-terminal domain-containing protein, producing the protein MAVDTQAGVIVSLTDHFTDMINATVTVPDHPEALSYNPTSIKDIKAADPGSGINLIDPPSANATGDARLGVPIEVPPGRNDMQPEIRVSYTSGGGNGWLGLGWDLQLPAITVDTRWGVPRYEAARETETYLLNGEQLTPVAHRAAPQARTVEKVFHTRVESGFEQIIRHGDGPSTYWWEVVAKDGTRFFYGGTPERNTPDAAATLTDDGGQIFRWALQETRDLNGNRIAYTYARVSDVGVEGGTVPGVQLYPQAINYTGSNGTPGAYTVTFIRDRELPDFTRRADVIIDGRGGFKQVTADLLKRIEVTFQGSLVRRYELTYREGSFKKTLLTAITQYGEDGTAFHTHEFGYYDDLHEENGAYAAFDPAQPWNTGADDVSAGLLGHGQASAISGNLTEGVGGHLYLGFNPTLPSKHGSFGGKVGYNQSTSEGVLAFLDLNGDELPDKVFKDGDGFAFRLNQSGPNGTTEFGSPITLPTLPALSREQAKMVSAGAEAYLAANVFANRSSTVTTGAIYFSDANGDGLPDLIRNGQVLFNHLNDHGVPTFTANSADTPVPIGSGAVDGTDLLPNYDDLYQEQIDAFPLHDTLRRWVAPYDGRIQIGGTVALVEDTSDARSAYQTADGVRVAIQQNGSELWSARIGATDYAARTPTGVDALEVTAGDRIYFRVQSVLDGAYDQVAWSPTIAYLDAPVTSDVNGLNPYQYQAADDFVLAGRTGMHVQMPITGTVRLSGDLVKRGATTDDLTLEVFKNDAPILSKTLSWDQTGTIALDEQIAVVQGDALRLHVRVDSPIDVRQIAWTPNLVYTAAPGSVRVADDQGNPLIEVDPPYAIDLYPASNLQAPQAAWTAPQAGTLTVTPQLTADGDAATDGQVMFTVKRQGALLAKRAITIADGQAEPVTLPVDVQQDEQLFFTYSTSDPALAAKLTNPTVVVAYSDGTPTPVPSALYSATTTDLFAQPYRGWSYVGYNGNRDRATQPIDESRLVLDLEQLQRDGYDPSTATAYAFNPSPATNRWVGPDDGGWVTDSTISSARMGADAITVPTPELVAGARAVSRLSRTKQTAIGGGVSFLDGSISTGTSGSELDYLDLNGDRFPDIVANGRAQYTTPTGGLEPQNRALPGMSLPRGSSESARNIGIGGNPAHFKADARGEVNTSGQTAPRGNTTGSQMVQLGFGGSLGDGKSEAETDLIDLNGDGLPDRVSRDGGTLLVALNLGYRFAAPEPWGAALLNDGRSEQASIGANLGYNDGIYGFGGGLSLSKNESETRQTLDDLNGDGLLDRVRLAGGSLRVALNTGNGFAPETVWSGALPKGIATSQSVGLGGGLYFTIAVPLCLVACYLIVNPGADYSQTMARQETMFRDVNGDGYTDHVFSTNDGTLTVARNRTDRTNLLKSIDRPLGATIDLEYERDGNTYDQPQSRWVLSKVAVHDGHAGDGVDTQLTTYRYEQGRYNRLEREFYGYAKVTEEQRDAGNGAAVYRRVIREFHTDSYYTKGLLTSERIEDAAGRPFSETEHTYRLINVDTGDELVNAQSTTATVFPQRIRTDERFYEGQLQPGKSTFTTYQYDALGNVTRFFDAGDTGAQDDVTATIGYTNCPETYVVGTPNAIVVMGSGATMRQREATVDCATGDVAQVRKYLADGSAAVTDLAYFPNGNLRTVIEPANSHGQRYQLTYEYDSVVQTHVTSVTDSFGYRSGSTYNLTYGTTASTTDLNGNRTTYTYDVFGRTTSVTGPYEQDGDTATIRFAYHHDAAVPWVLTEHLDKYRSATDTIDTVIFIDGLKRVLQTKKDSTIHAGVDASPVDVMIVSGRQTFDFVGRVVEQFYPVTEPLGTPGTFNPTYDTIQPTRTTYDVLDRTTRTVLPDNTATTMVYGFGSDRLGATQFVTTVTDANGIEKKTYQNVRELTTSVQEFNTLEDGTAQVIWTSYGYDPLDQIVRVEDDRHNITRVAYDNLGRRTAIDSPDAGKTELVYDLASNLIARITANLRAEGKQISYAYDFNRLAAISYPTFTGNNVTYTYGAPGAADNRAGRITLVTDESGSEERFYGKLGEITKEIKTVASATQGRGPSAPEVYTTTYVFDTFGRLQTMTYPDGERLTYAYDSGGLVRQAVGQKAQYTYSYLRRLEYDKFEQRAFMEAGNGIRTHYRYRADNRRLENLQAGKGEGNRFQNLNYRYDNVGNILSLANDVPVPHPNTFGGSTTQTYRYDDLYRLVGASGTYQFNPDKTNRYELALSYDTIHNITSKRQHNEIIQPSGTPIEQKKTSYDWTYTYDGAQPHAPTHIGERTFRYDANGNQAGWDHDQNGTRRTIVWDEENRIQSLFDNGHEHTYAYNDAGERVIKRGPQGETAYINQYFTMRNREVGTKHVYVGETRVVSKLLKQDKPGANPSGQVPLEKDQYFYHADHLGSTGYVTDANGDLYQHIEYFPFGETWVEEASNTQRTPYLFTSKELDEETGLYYYGARYYDPRTSVWQSTDPILEKYLPSRKDAAQSDEDTSKLPGMGGVYNSLNLGLYSYSHQNPVKFTDPDGRAPTKDRQVRDRKREKIYPVSVAVGAGVTLITLPFGGVSIVAGGTAGYATHKASQRTKTGRLEALDYLRKFPPGTMGHLVRESLAPIAPFVGDFAAGTIAEHYKDREAFLYLSVTGPRITDFAKTETTYWKQQKGAAGFIGGNTPWQVRERILLRTAKRLGLKVP